In Moorella sp. Hama-1, a single genomic region encodes these proteins:
- the tpiA gene encoding triose-phosphate isomerase produces the protein MRRPIIAGNWKMHNTTEEARDLVTLLRPLVGKTGAEVVVCPPFTAIAATVNAAAGSNIAVGAQNLFWEDKGAYTGEISGPMLRDLGCRYVIIGHSERRQYFAETDATVNKKLMAAYRHELIPIVCVGETLEQREAGETLAVIGRQVREGLKGLESGQARELVVAYEPVWAIGTGRTATAADAQEVIAFIRRTLAEMYGEVAREIRIQYGGSVKPGNIVELMAQPDIDGALVGGASLDAVSFAAIVNYDEK, from the coding sequence TTGCGGCGACCGATTATTGCCGGCAACTGGAAGATGCATAATACTACAGAAGAGGCCAGGGATCTGGTGACCTTGCTGCGGCCCCTGGTGGGCAAAACCGGGGCCGAGGTGGTAGTCTGCCCGCCCTTTACGGCCATAGCGGCCACAGTCAATGCTGCCGCCGGTTCCAACATTGCGGTAGGAGCCCAGAATCTCTTCTGGGAGGATAAAGGAGCCTACACCGGGGAAATCTCCGGGCCCATGCTCCGGGACCTGGGCTGCCGTTATGTAATCATCGGCCATTCTGAACGGCGCCAGTATTTCGCCGAGACTGATGCTACAGTTAACAAGAAGCTCATGGCCGCGTATCGCCATGAGCTGATTCCCATCGTCTGCGTCGGCGAGACCCTGGAGCAGCGGGAGGCCGGGGAGACCCTGGCGGTTATTGGCCGCCAGGTCCGGGAAGGGTTAAAAGGCCTGGAATCCGGCCAGGCCCGGGAGCTGGTGGTGGCCTATGAACCTGTCTGGGCCATTGGTACCGGCAGGACGGCCACAGCCGCCGACGCCCAGGAGGTTATCGCCTTTATCCGCCGGACCCTGGCCGAGATGTACGGTGAGGTGGCCCGGGAGATCCGCATCCAGTACGGCGGTAGCGTCAAGCCAGGCAATATCGTCGAGCTCATGGCGCAACCGGATATTGATGGCGCCCTGGTGGGCGGGGCCAGCCTGGATGCCGTTTCCTTCGCGGCCATTGTCAACTACGACGAAAAATAG